From a single Pyxidicoccus xibeiensis genomic region:
- a CDS encoding DEAD/DEAH box helicase → MATPTELHFDCGTLVAPVLPEDARLLALFQKDGRTGVYRAPAWHYREVVLRLRELGLPYEDKAKRFEPLELALTSPIEPFPHQRAALDAWTRAGGRGLVELPTGAGKTLMAVLAIAHVKRPTLVVVPTLDLMAQWQGVLARHFSVPVGMLGGGVSDRQPLTVTTYDSAALQTEFHGNRFGLLVCDECHHLPAPSYRFVAEGSLAPYRLGLTATLERTDGGERICEELLGPRVHRSDIRELQGEYLAPYEVKRVEVPLTPDEKARYDTARALYVGFVRRLGVQLSSPDGWARFLAQSQRSDEGRAAYRAYREQRRIALTSSGKQEVLWRILLEHREDRVLVFTDDNETVYTLARRLLLPALTHHTPVPERKALLAAFASGELPVLLTSRVLNEGVDVPEARVGVVLSGSGSVREHVQRLGRILRKRPGKRALLYEVCSAQTAESGISERRRQHGAYQEES, encoded by the coding sequence ATGGCCACCCCCACCGAGCTCCATTTCGACTGCGGCACCCTGGTGGCGCCCGTGCTGCCGGAGGACGCGCGCCTGCTCGCCCTCTTCCAGAAGGACGGGCGCACGGGCGTGTACCGCGCGCCGGCGTGGCACTACCGCGAGGTGGTGCTCCGGCTGCGCGAGCTGGGCCTGCCGTATGAGGACAAAGCGAAGCGCTTCGAGCCGCTGGAGCTGGCGCTCACCTCCCCCATCGAGCCCTTCCCGCACCAGCGCGCGGCGCTGGACGCGTGGACGCGCGCGGGAGGCCGGGGCCTGGTGGAGCTGCCCACCGGCGCGGGCAAGACGCTGATGGCGGTGCTGGCCATCGCCCACGTGAAGCGCCCCACCCTGGTGGTCGTCCCCACGCTGGACCTGATGGCGCAGTGGCAGGGGGTGCTGGCGCGCCACTTCTCCGTGCCGGTGGGGATGCTGGGCGGAGGCGTGAGTGACAGGCAGCCGCTGACGGTGACGACGTACGACTCGGCGGCGCTGCAGACGGAGTTCCACGGCAACCGCTTCGGCCTGCTGGTGTGCGACGAGTGCCACCACCTGCCGGCGCCCAGCTACCGCTTCGTGGCGGAGGGCTCGCTGGCCCCGTACCGGCTGGGCCTCACCGCGACGCTGGAGCGCACGGACGGCGGCGAGCGCATCTGCGAGGAGCTGCTGGGGCCGCGCGTGCACCGCTCGGACATCCGCGAGCTGCAGGGGGAGTACCTGGCGCCCTACGAGGTGAAGCGGGTGGAGGTGCCGCTGACGCCGGACGAGAAGGCGCGCTACGACACGGCGCGGGCGCTCTACGTGGGCTTCGTGCGGAGGCTGGGCGTGCAGCTCTCCTCGCCGGATGGGTGGGCGCGCTTCCTGGCGCAGAGCCAGCGCAGCGACGAGGGCCGCGCCGCGTACCGGGCCTACCGCGAGCAGCGCCGGATTGCCCTCACCTCCAGCGGCAAGCAGGAGGTGCTGTGGCGCATCCTCCTGGAGCACCGCGAGGACCGCGTCCTCGTCTTCACCGACGACAACGAGACGGTGTACACGCTGGCGCGGCGGCTGCTGCTGCCCGCCCTCACCCACCACACGCCGGTGCCGGAGAGAAAGGCGCTGCTGGCGGCCTTCGCGTCCGGCGAGCTGCCGGTGCTCCTCACCTCGCGCGTGCTGAACGAGGGCGTGGACGTGCCGGAGGCGCGCGTGGGCGTGGTGCTCAGCGGCAGTGGCAGCGTGCGCGAGCACGTGCAGCGGCTGGGACGAATCCTGCGCAAGCGCCCGGGGAAGCGGGCGCTGCTTTACGAGGTGTGCTCGGCGCAGACGGCGGAGAGCGGCATCAGCGAGCGGCGGCGCCAGCACGGCGCCTACCAGGAGGAGTCCTGA
- a CDS encoding DMT family transporter, with protein sequence MRLISLVPLLCGLAVVAQAGLNRRFAGQWGLLGAVLMNMVVATTATFAVYAVARAVPGLWPQAAAGQGRFFEGFTPWHLLPGLCGVLIVVGMPAAISRLGAVQSALLLMAAQLATSLVWDAMVEGRPATLARVLGSAVAFAGAAIAVWKG encoded by the coding sequence ATGCGGCTCATCTCGCTCGTTCCCCTGCTGTGCGGCCTGGCCGTGGTGGCCCAGGCCGGTCTCAACCGTCGCTTCGCGGGCCAGTGGGGCCTGCTGGGCGCCGTCCTCATGAACATGGTGGTGGCAACGACGGCCACCTTCGCGGTGTACGCCGTGGCGCGCGCGGTGCCGGGCCTCTGGCCGCAGGCCGCCGCCGGTCAGGGCCGCTTCTTCGAGGGCTTCACGCCCTGGCATCTGCTGCCGGGCCTGTGCGGTGTGCTCATCGTCGTGGGCATGCCGGCGGCCATCAGCCGGCTGGGCGCGGTGCAGTCCGCGCTGCTGCTGATGGCCGCGCAGCTCGCCACCAGCCTCGTGTGGGATGCCATGGTGGAAGGACGTCCGGCCACGCTCGCCCGGGTGCTGGGCTCGGCAGTCGCCTTCGCGGGGGCCGCAATCGCCGTCTGGAAGGGCTAG
- a CDS encoding response regulator, whose product MRRVLIVSPHNPSRELLRRMLEEPGLAVSATGDTDDAFAVITSTPPAVVVVDLRRPDEDHPLFLGLLRKRHPVLPVIALVPGRLRIFDGRHEAVREAHGDTAEALHQMLGSLKQAMQDLLAQDLIRVLRTPVGQA is encoded by the coding sequence ATGCGTCGAGTCCTCATCGTCAGCCCCCACAACCCCTCGCGCGAGCTGCTGCGGCGCATGCTCGAGGAGCCGGGGCTGGCCGTGTCCGCGACGGGGGACACGGATGATGCCTTCGCCGTGATTACGTCCACGCCGCCAGCGGTGGTGGTGGTGGACCTGCGCCGGCCGGACGAGGACCACCCGCTCTTCCTCGGACTGCTGCGCAAGCGGCATCCCGTGCTGCCCGTCATCGCGCTGGTGCCCGGACGGCTGCGCATCTTCGACGGCCGCCACGAGGCCGTGCGCGAGGCCCATGGCGACACCGCCGAGGCGCTCCACCAGATGCTCGGCTCGCTGAAGCAGGCCATGCAGGACCTGCTCGCGCAGGACCTCATCCGCGTGCTCCGCACTCCGGTGGGACAGGCCTGA